One part of the Truepera radiovictrix DSM 17093 genome encodes these proteins:
- a CDS encoding glycosyltransferase family 4 protein, with product MKITYIHQYFHTPAVPGSIRSYEMARRFVAWGHEVDLITSDRNPQPGQTGWRTTDEAGIRVHWLPVPYSNSLSAPERIRAFFKFAIGAARKAAELDADLVFATSTPLTIALPAVYAARRKGVPMVFEVRDLWPELPIAIGALRGGLSIASAQWLERFAYRNAARVVALSPGMKAGVVRTGYPEERVHVIPNSADIELFNVPAEAGAAFRARHAWLGDRPLVVYVGTMGEINGVSYLAELAAKVRPEAPEVRFLVVGGGREEEKVRARARELGVLGDNFHMLPKVPKAEVPGILSAATFATSLFIDLKEMWHNSANKFFDGLASGTPMLINYGGWQAEMLQETGAGLVLPPNDLDEAKTRLLRALADGAWLERAGKRAFELAETRFSRDLLARDLMGVLERAHAEHRP from the coding sequence ATGAAAATCACCTATATCCACCAGTACTTTCACACCCCCGCCGTACCGGGGAGCATCCGCTCGTATGAGATGGCGCGGCGCTTCGTCGCGTGGGGCCACGAGGTCGACCTCATCACCTCGGACCGCAACCCCCAGCCGGGCCAGACGGGGTGGCGCACGACCGACGAGGCGGGCATCCGCGTCCACTGGTTGCCCGTCCCCTACTCGAACAGCTTGAGCGCTCCCGAGCGCATCCGCGCGTTTTTCAAATTCGCCATCGGTGCGGCGCGCAAAGCCGCCGAGCTAGACGCCGACCTCGTCTTTGCCACCAGCACCCCGCTCACCATCGCGCTGCCGGCCGTGTACGCCGCGCGGCGCAAGGGTGTGCCGATGGTCTTCGAGGTCCGCGACCTCTGGCCGGAGCTGCCGATCGCCATCGGGGCGCTTAGGGGCGGACTGTCTATCGCCTCGGCGCAGTGGCTCGAGCGCTTCGCCTACCGCAACGCCGCGCGCGTCGTCGCCCTCTCGCCGGGGATGAAAGCGGGCGTGGTGCGCACCGGCTACCCGGAAGAGCGCGTTCACGTCATCCCCAACAGCGCCGACATCGAGCTCTTCAACGTCCCCGCCGAAGCGGGCGCCGCCTTCCGGGCGCGGCACGCTTGGCTGGGCGACCGGCCCTTGGTGGTCTACGTCGGTACCATGGGCGAGATCAACGGCGTTTCGTACCTCGCCGAACTCGCCGCCAAGGTGCGCCCCGAAGCGCCCGAGGTGCGTTTTCTGGTGGTCGGCGGCGGGCGTGAGGAGGAGAAGGTGCGCGCGCGCGCCCGCGAGCTCGGCGTCTTGGGCGATAACTTCCACATGCTCCCCAAGGTGCCCAAAGCCGAGGTACCCGGCATCCTCTCGGCGGCCACGTTTGCCACTTCGCTCTTCATCGACCTCAAAGAGATGTGGCACAACTCGGCCAACAAGTTCTTCGACGGCCTCGCCTCGGGCACGCCGATGCTGATCAACTACGGGGGGTGGCAAGCCGAGATGTTACAGGAGACCGGCGCGGGGCTCGTGCTCCCCCCCAACGACCTCGACGAGGCCAAGACCCGCCTCTTGAGGGCGCTCGCGGACGGGGCGTGGCTCGAGCGGGCGGGCAAGCGCGCCTTTGAGCTCGCCGAAACGCGCTTTTCCCGCGACCTCTTGGCGCGCGACCTCATGGGGGTGCTCGAGCGCGCCCACGCCGAGCACCGACCTTGA
- a CDS encoding glycosyltransferase, which yields MKLLYVTASLPYGTTEVFAVPELQELTRRGHEVRLAPMSRYAATPPSDALPFVPHTLYAPLVSAASFGGGAAQFVRRPGRAVGVLRRVLEGQKRDVVEKNLAVFPRALWLARVARAWGAEHIHGYWASVAATAAMIAGEVSGIPWSFTAHRWDIVQPNALPAKLESAHFARFISQDGFERARPVAGSLLDEKGVVIRMGVPLDAAAVEPTPLPEGTHLRVVCTATLIPRKGHRYLLAALAELKRRDLCVTLTLAGGGELREELEAQVRELGLSDRVTFLGNVDHAELLRLYASGAFDAFVLPSLHEGISVAVMEAMSHALPVIATDVGGTKELLTEGAGLLVPAEDVSALVEALLELISHPERRARLAQTGRARVFELHDVRRIVDALEARFSEPLVAPSAQQETVPL from the coding sequence GTGAAACTCCTCTACGTCACCGCCTCCTTACCCTACGGCACGACCGAGGTCTTCGCCGTACCCGAACTGCAGGAGCTCACGCGGCGCGGGCACGAGGTGCGGCTCGCGCCGATGTCGCGCTACGCCGCCACCCCGCCCAGCGACGCCCTCCCGTTCGTACCGCACACGCTCTATGCGCCCCTCGTCTCAGCGGCCTCGTTCGGGGGTGGTGCCGCCCAGTTCGTCCGCCGACCGGGCCGCGCAGTCGGGGTGCTGCGCCGCGTCCTCGAGGGCCAAAAGCGCGACGTCGTCGAGAAAAACCTCGCCGTCTTCCCCAGAGCGCTCTGGCTGGCACGGGTCGCGCGCGCTTGGGGAGCTGAACACATCCACGGCTACTGGGCGTCGGTCGCTGCTACAGCCGCGATGATCGCCGGCGAGGTGAGCGGCATCCCCTGGAGCTTTACCGCGCACCGCTGGGACATCGTGCAACCGAACGCCCTCCCGGCAAAGCTCGAGAGCGCCCACTTCGCGCGCTTTATCTCGCAAGACGGGTTTGAACGCGCGCGCCCCGTGGCAGGCTCTCTGCTTGACGAAAAAGGCGTTGTGATCCGTATGGGCGTCCCCTTAGACGCTGCGGCGGTAGAGCCGACGCCACTCCCCGAGGGCACGCACCTGCGCGTGGTCTGCACGGCGACGCTCATCCCGCGTAAAGGGCACCGCTACTTGCTGGCAGCGCTCGCCGAACTTAAAAGGCGGGACCTGTGCGTAACGCTCACCCTAGCCGGTGGGGGCGAGCTGCGCGAGGAGCTCGAGGCGCAGGTCCGCGAGCTAGGGCTGAGCGACCGCGTCACCTTTCTCGGCAACGTCGACCACGCCGAACTGTTGCGCCTCTACGCGAGCGGCGCCTTCGACGCCTTTGTGCTCCCTAGCCTCCACGAGGGGATCTCGGTCGCCGTGATGGAGGCGATGTCGCACGCGCTGCCGGTGATCGCCACCGACGTGGGCGGCACCAAAGAGCTCCTCACCGAAGGAGCGGGCCTACTGGTGCCCGCCGAAGACGTCTCCGCACTCGTCGAGGCCCTCCTCGAGCTCATCTCCCACCCCGAACGGCGCGCACGCCTCGCGCAAACGGGGCGTGCTCGGGTCTTCGAGCTGCACGACGTGCGCCGCATCGTCGACGCCTTGGAGGCGCGTTTTTCCGAACCTCTCGTCGCGCCCTCGGCGCAGCAGGAAACGGTACCGCTATGA
- a CDS encoding glycosyltransferase, with translation MMVNLAHGFLECGARVDLVLAAARGPYLNQVKPDIRIIDLTSPGVFASLPKLVRYLHRQRPDALLTTLNHASVVALLARRLAGVPTRVINRESNMLFPGTVHSLKRKILREAVRRTYPWADAHIAVSQGVAEDLQRFVPLPSERVFTIYNPVVTDTLQEKARAPLEHPWFNEGEPPVILGVGRLAPQKDFPTLIRAFAEMRRKRPVRLVILGEGGERGALEALVTELGIAADVDLPGFVDNPFAYMARAHLFVLSSRFEGLPGVLIQAMACGCPVVATDCPSGPSEVLAGGQYGPLVPVGDAAALAEAMTKTLAAPPPREKLQGRAADFSEQATVPRYLEVLLPPHRLAALRHRQAPEHPPTDSARVETVNR, from the coding sequence ATGATGGTAAACTTGGCCCACGGTTTCCTTGAATGTGGAGCCCGCGTTGACCTTGTTCTGGCAGCGGCTCGAGGTCCCTACCTTAATCAGGTTAAGCCAGACATCCGGATCATAGACCTAACTTCGCCAGGCGTGTTCGCCAGCTTACCCAAGCTCGTGCGTTACTTGCACAGACAACGGCCCGACGCGCTTCTCACAACCTTGAATCATGCAAGCGTCGTCGCACTCCTTGCACGGCGCCTTGCCGGCGTACCAACGCGCGTTATAAACCGCGAATCGAATATGCTCTTTCCCGGAACCGTGCATTCGCTTAAGCGCAAGATCCTGCGTGAAGCTGTACGCCGTACCTACCCTTGGGCCGACGCGCACATTGCTGTATCACAAGGAGTCGCCGAAGATCTCCAACGCTTCGTGCCGCTCCCTTCAGAGCGCGTCTTCACCATCTACAATCCCGTAGTCACCGACACGCTCCAGGAAAAAGCGCGCGCGCCACTCGAGCACCCTTGGTTTAACGAGGGAGAACCCCCTGTCATCTTGGGTGTAGGACGCCTCGCTCCACAGAAAGACTTCCCTACCCTCATCCGCGCGTTCGCCGAGATGCGCCGCAAACGCCCAGTGCGCCTCGTCATCCTTGGTGAGGGTGGGGAGCGAGGGGCGTTGGAGGCGCTTGTAACGGAGTTGGGGATTGCAGCGGATGTCGACCTCCCCGGCTTCGTCGACAACCCTTTCGCTTACATGGCACGCGCACACCTTTTCGTCCTCTCCTCGAGGTTTGAAGGACTTCCGGGAGTCCTCATCCAAGCGATGGCCTGCGGTTGTCCGGTCGTTGCAACGGACTGTCCAAGCGGACCTTCTGAGGTGCTCGCAGGTGGCCAGTACGGTCCCTTAGTGCCCGTGGGTGACGCTGCGGCGCTTGCAGAGGCAATGACCAAAACCCTCGCTGCCCCACCCCCACGAGAAAAGTTACAGGGCAGGGCAGCTGACTTCTCTGAGCAGGCAACGGTGCCGCGTTACCTCGAGGTGCTCCTCCCGCCGCATCGCCTCGCCGCTCTGCGCCACCGACAAGCGCCAGAACACCCTCCTACAGATAGCGCGCGTGTCGAGACGGTGAACCGGTGA
- a CDS encoding O-antigen ligase family protein encodes MSIKLGALAFSALWLFVFSLPWERSIAVPVVGSIGSLFGLVAFAMGFLSLFSKQGLRLRVPSLLVLTAAAFTLWSFLSYFWSIAPTASFNRSQTYAQLLLVTFLVWQLCRNNKQLRALLQAYVWGAYVSCASIMASFILGLSFANSGRYSGLSGDNPNWIAITLALGIPIAWHLASMYRNAWLSWINFFYLPTSLLAIGLTASRGGFINALVGMSLILFSFRSLSLTRKAFLLFLIPIGIYGVLNTVPPENLTRLSEASAEISEGDMTSRGAIWAAGLRIIAERPWLGYGIGSFSTAVASELGSAMNAHNSFISIMAELGVVGIMLFVLLFLLSVLPFFLPNTSDRWFYLVLWASLITANIPAAWEYNKITWVLLSLMTTRKALVVAVPLLAPSSTPTQPPQPLTASSQIH; translated from the coding sequence ATGTCTATCAAGCTTGGCGCGTTAGCTTTTTCCGCCCTCTGGCTTTTCGTCTTCTCTCTGCCGTGGGAACGCTCGATCGCCGTTCCAGTCGTCGGTTCCATAGGGAGCCTTTTTGGCCTTGTTGCGTTCGCCATGGGCTTCTTATCGCTATTTTCGAAGCAAGGGCTGCGTTTGCGGGTCCCTTCGCTCCTAGTTCTTACCGCTGCCGCTTTCACGCTTTGGTCCTTTCTTTCGTACTTTTGGAGTATCGCACCTACCGCCTCGTTTAATCGCTCGCAAACCTACGCCCAACTCCTTTTAGTGACTTTTCTCGTCTGGCAACTCTGTCGCAACAACAAGCAACTTCGGGCCCTGCTGCAGGCCTATGTTTGGGGTGCCTATGTCTCATGCGCCTCCATCATGGCTTCTTTTATTTTGGGGCTTTCGTTTGCTAATTCAGGCCGCTACTCAGGTTTAAGCGGCGACAACCCCAACTGGATCGCTATTACTCTGGCTCTTGGCATACCTATCGCCTGGCATCTGGCGAGCATGTACAGAAACGCTTGGCTTTCCTGGATCAACTTTTTCTACCTACCAACCTCGCTTCTAGCGATCGGTCTCACGGCCTCTAGAGGGGGGTTTATCAACGCGCTTGTAGGCATGAGCCTCATCCTATTCTCCTTTCGTTCTCTTAGCTTAACGCGCAAAGCGTTCCTGCTTTTCCTCATCCCCATCGGCATCTACGGCGTCCTAAACACCGTCCCTCCTGAAAACCTTACACGCCTTTCTGAAGCGTCTGCTGAGATTAGTGAAGGTGACATGACCTCGCGGGGTGCGATCTGGGCTGCAGGCCTTCGCATCATCGCTGAGCGACCCTGGTTGGGTTACGGAATTGGTAGTTTCTCGACCGCAGTCGCTTCAGAACTAGGCTCTGCCATGAATGCCCATAATTCTTTCATTTCCATTATGGCAGAGTTAGGAGTAGTTGGTATAATGCTATTCGTCTTACTTTTTTTACTTTCCGTCCTACCTTTTTTCTTACCCAATACTTCAGATCGATGGTTTTATCTTGTTTTGTGGGCCAGCTTGATTACGGCTAACATACCTGCCGCTTGGGAGTACAACAAGATCACTTGGGTTTTGCTGTCCCTTATGACAACTCGTAAAGCGCTCGTTGTTGCTGTACCCCTACTTGCACCGTCGTCGACGCCAACGCAACCGCCGCAACCACTAACAGCATCCTCGCAGATTCATTGA
- a CDS encoding lipopolysaccharide biosynthesis protein, translated as MPKPTKFPNVTVVKRPQQAPKKGLTHRTLVGFFWSFSGTGAQAALQFLVLGILSRLITPEEFGLLNIANIITVFAGLFSQIGIGPALIQRSTLTEDHIRSGYTLTLLLSALFTGVAWLLAPTFASVFREIDQHMLASVMRGLSFLFIINGVGLVARSLNHRNLNFRIKARFGVTSYIVGFGIVGVALAFLGFGTWALVWASLTQSAVSSLLFLRATPHAKSFQLKWSALSGLLRFGGGFTLGQVFNRIANTSDNLIVGATMGASATGLYGRAFQLMVLPSTYFGQVLDTVLFTSMAKVQDRPHTLGAVYRRGVVAIALIVLPLSAFMFVMAPEIIRVLFGRQWDAVVPPFRIFAATMLFRTSYKMGDALSRAAGAVFRRALRQFIFSVMVVLGAWFGHYGGITGVATGVSIAIAFNFFSMAQLSLQLTKMTWLELARIHLPALLVSGIVLAEAWVLAAILRPFVLPELITLLAAAGAVGATYCALLWLSPTLFLGRDGMWIIQTLSGYLPYNLRRRFSFQAR; from the coding sequence GTGCCCAAACCTACGAAGTTTCCAAACGTCACCGTCGTCAAAAGGCCCCAACAGGCACCCAAAAAGGGACTAACGCACCGCACCCTCGTCGGTTTTTTCTGGTCGTTTTCGGGCACCGGGGCACAAGCCGCGCTGCAGTTTCTGGTTCTGGGGATCCTCTCGAGGCTGATTACACCCGAAGAGTTCGGTTTGCTAAACATCGCCAACATCATTACCGTTTTTGCCGGTCTCTTTTCGCAAATTGGCATCGGCCCCGCCTTAATCCAACGCAGCACCCTCACTGAAGACCACATCCGCTCCGGCTACACCCTAACGCTCTTGCTCAGCGCCCTTTTCACAGGCGTTGCTTGGTTGCTGGCACCGACCTTCGCCAGCGTCTTTCGCGAGATTGATCAGCACATGCTTGCTTCGGTGATGCGTGGGCTCTCTTTCCTCTTCATCATCAACGGTGTTGGCTTGGTGGCACGCTCTTTAAACCATCGCAACCTCAACTTCCGCATCAAAGCGCGTTTTGGTGTCACCTCTTATATCGTCGGCTTTGGCATCGTAGGTGTTGCACTAGCTTTTTTGGGTTTTGGTACTTGGGCGCTTGTATGGGCGTCGCTTACACAATCAGCGGTATCCAGTTTGCTTTTTCTGCGCGCGACGCCTCACGCCAAAAGCTTTCAGCTCAAGTGGTCTGCTCTTTCAGGTTTACTCCGCTTCGGCGGTGGCTTTACGCTTGGACAAGTTTTTAACCGCATCGCCAACACCTCTGACAACCTCATCGTAGGTGCAACCATGGGCGCTAGCGCTACTGGTCTTTACGGTCGTGCCTTTCAGCTTATGGTGCTCCCTTCAACCTATTTTGGACAGGTTCTCGACACCGTACTCTTCACCTCTATGGCTAAAGTCCAAGACAGACCGCACACCCTTGGCGCGGTCTATCGTAGAGGGGTAGTTGCTATCGCTCTCATCGTGCTGCCGCTTAGCGCCTTTATGTTCGTCATGGCTCCCGAGATCATACGAGTTCTTTTCGGAAGGCAGTGGGATGCCGTTGTCCCCCCCTTTCGCATTTTTGCCGCCACGATGCTCTTTCGCACCTCCTACAAAATGGGAGACGCTCTTAGCAGAGCGGCAGGTGCCGTGTTTCGGCGTGCACTGCGGCAGTTCATCTTTTCCGTTATGGTGGTTTTGGGTGCCTGGTTTGGGCACTACGGAGGTATCACCGGGGTTGCAACAGGTGTCAGCATCGCCATCGCCTTTAACTTTTTTTCAATGGCGCAGCTTTCTTTGCAGCTTACCAAGATGACCTGGCTCGAGCTCGCCCGTATTCATCTGCCAGCCCTTCTGGTAAGCGGTATCGTCCTCGCCGAAGCTTGGGTCCTCGCAGCTATCTTACGCCCCTTTGTCCTTCCAGAGCTCATTACCTTGCTAGCGGCAGCAGGAGCGGTGGGGGCTACATATTGTGCGTTGTTATGGTTGTCTCCGACGCTCTTTTTGGGAAGAGACGGAATGTGGATTATACAGACACTAAGTGGCTATCTGCCTTACAATCTCAGGCGTCGTTTTAGCTTTCAAGCGAGATAA